A DNA window from Budorcas taxicolor isolate Tak-1 chromosome 14, Takin1.1, whole genome shotgun sequence contains the following coding sequences:
- the CCN4 gene encoding CCN family member 4, with product MLVRRQAVSGDRKQGREMECDVNLWNPVKMGRRPPAFGLGPLFRAACFTSSLPPQALPPAPTAAGPTPAPREDTSSRPQFCKWPCECPAAPPRCPLGVSLVTDGCECCKACAQQLGDNCTEAAVCDPHRGLYCDYSGDHPRYAVGVCAQVVGVGCVLDGVRYNNGQSFQPNCKYNCTCVGGAVGCTPLCLRARPPRLWCLRPRRVSLPGRCCEQWVCEDDARRPRKTAPRHTGTSGSMSEIEPWHKNCIAYTSPWSPCSTSCGLGVSTRISNINARCWPEQESRLCNLRPCDVDLRPHIKEGKKCLAVYQPEAPVNFTLAGCTSTRAYRPKYCGVCTDSRCCIPYKSKTISISFRCPDGPDFSRQALWINACFCNLSCQNPNDIFADLDSYPDISEIAN from the exons ATGCTAGTGAGGAGACAGGCGGTGTCTGGCGACCGAAAGCAGGGCCGAGAAATGGAATGTGACGTAAACCTCTGGAACCCCGTGAAGATGGGGAGGCGGCCGCCAGCCTTTGGCCTGGGACCCCTCTTCCGGGCAGCCTGCTTCACGTCTTCCCTCCCCCCGCAGGCCCTCCCTCCAGCTCCCACAGCCGCGGGCCCCACCCCGGCCCCGCGGGAGGACACCTCCTCACGGCCCCAGTTCTGCAAGTGGCCGTGCGAATGCCCGGCGGCCCCGCCCCGCTGCCCGCTGGGCGTCAGCCTCGTCACGGACGGCTGCGAGTGCTGTAAGGCGTGTGCCCAGCAGCTGGGGGACAACTGCACAGAGGCTGCGGTCTGCGACCCCCACCGGGGCCTCTACTGCGACTACAGTGGGGACCACCCGAGGTACGCAGTAGGAGTATGTGCAC AGGTGGTCGGCGTGGGCTGCGTGCTGGACGGCGTGCGCTACAACAACGGCCAGTCCTTCCAGCCCAACTGCAAGTACAACTGCACGTGCGTGGGCGGCGCGGTGGGCTGCACGCCGCTGTGCCTCCGCGCGCGCCCCCCGCGCCTCTGGTGCCTCCGGCCCCGCCGGGTGAGCTTGCCTGGGCGCTGCTGCGAGCAGTGGGTGTGTGAAGACGACGCCAGGAGGCCCCGCAAGACAGCGCCGCGCCACACGGGCACCTCCG GGAGCATGAGTGAGATAGAGCCGTGGCACAAGAACTGCATTGCGTACACCAGCCCCTGGAGCCCCTGTTCCACCAGCTGCGGCCTGGGGGTCTCCACCCGCATCTCCAACATCAATGCCCGGTGCTGGCCTGAGCAGGAAAGCCGCCTCTGCAACCTGCGGCCGTGTGACGTGGACCTCCGGCCACACATCAAG GAAGGGAAGAAGTGTCTGGCCGTGTACCAGCCAGAAGCGCCCGTGAACTTCACACTGGCCGGCTGCACCAGCACACGTGCCTACCGGCCCAAGTACTGTGGAGTCTGCACCGACAGCCGGTGCTGTATCCCCTACAAGTCCAAGACCATCAGCATCTCCTTCCGGTGTCCCGATGGGCCCGACTTCTCCCGCCAGGCCCTGTGGATTAACGCTTGCTTCTGCAATCTGAGCTGTCAGAATCCCAACGATATTTTTGCCGACTTGGACTCCTACCCTGACATCTCAGAGATTGCCAATTAA